The following nucleotide sequence is from Coffea eugenioides isolate CCC68of chromosome 10, Ceug_1.0, whole genome shotgun sequence.
GGATATGTAATACAAAAAGTCATCTGTATGGTATGTTGTCTTAACTCATTTCTAGGGAGCTATTATGGCTGTTGGAGCATCTCAGCCCACTGTTGTTGCCACCAAAGATGGCCGGATTGGCATGAAAAACCAAATGCaggtaattttatttttatatcatAGATCATATTTTGttaattataatttattttatttgcgTCTTGGACCTGAAACTTGCTACTGGCATTTTAACATGAGACATGCAATTTTCGCAGGTAAATGTCACCGCAGATCATCGTGTCATATATGGTGCAGACCTTGCTTCCTTCTTGCAAACTTTAGCTAAGATAATTGAAGATCCTAAAGATCTTACACTTTAGATTTTTCATCATTGCGGGAGAATCAAGTTTTTGTAGTGTATTACCTTTCAAATGGCGCTAGTTGCACGTGAACATTTGCGCCCTCGAAGACAATTCAGAATCTAATTCCGGAATGATAACTCAAGTGTATTGTTGAAGAACATCAACACAATTCTTGAGTGATTTTCTTAGCATCAACCGCATCAGATAATTCATGTGAATTCGAACTTTCACTTTTTCCTTTGTTGTGATTAGTTGTAGCCTCTTATGGTCCTCGTCATTGTCTTGTAATTCTTTAAATGGGGATGCTTTCATTGGTTTGCTGAGCAATTTATGAAGATGTTGCGGGACTCTGATGTTGTTCAAAGTAGACATTTAAAATTTGCTTTaaaaaagcaaattttgattGAACGCAAGCACGCCCACTGCATGCTGTGAACTTTGATATACGAATTTTGAGTTCCTACGCCAACCATTTTGGGGGATATAAAAAATTTACggcaatttttgtttttttcttttttgaacaGGTAGCACTAAACTTAAGCACTGTATTATCTTCTGTGATGTTACCATTGACTCTCTGACTGtcgtagtttttttttttttttttccctctttggTTATCATATGCGCTAAATGTCTTTTTCCATGCTTGCCATTGGCATTCaattcaatgaaattttttctATTGTCTGCGAAATGGACTTTCAGTACGTAAATTGATCTATTAATGCTGGAGGTCACATTTCTAGTGTACAGCAGACAAGGATGTTTTGAATGAAAACGTCTTCTAAAACTTTGTTATAGCTAGATTTTGTTGTCAATTATCTTTTTTCATAACAAGTACTCTTTTGTAGAGTGCAGAGACGAACAATTTTCACAAGCATGCTTTTGCAAACCAGTTTGATAGTGGAGGGGGAGAAGAACAGAAGCCGAAAATTAGGGTAAAGTTTGTAGGATTTGGTATATGCTCATCCTAAAGCTTTCTTTTATATACATGTATTAGAGACATATTCATATAGAAAAAAGAGGCTAAATAAAAACCAAAAGGTTGTATGCAGCTCACTGATGTATGGCAATGTGTGGCAAAAATGCAGAGAGTTATCTGGCATTTAGGAGCATTCTCAGCACACTCTTCATTTTCGGTCTACCCTCTGGTGATGCACTGACACAAGCGAGTGCTACCTTCAGGACTGCAAGCATTTGACTCCTAACTGCAAGAGATGTTTTGATCACACTAAAGTCAAGAATGTTGTCCCATTTGTTTTGCTGCGCAGAGTTGCTCAGAACCCACTTGGCCAGTTCAGTCCCCTGATTAACTGCTGGCTTTCCTGTGAGTAGTTCAAGCAGGAGTACTCCAAAGCTGTAGACATTTCCAGGCATCGTAACTCTCATAGTGTACGCATATTCTGCAATCCAGAGCACAACTTTGATGAATTTGCTTACAGTTTATGGGGCATAGATAAATTTGATTCAATGAGCAGGAAGATGGAGTTAAAGATGCATCATATCAGAAAAACCTCATGAGACTCGTACAATTGAATCAGAATGCATGCTTTTAACATCAGAATACCAAAAGAAAAACTGCAAAACTCGATCTCATACAATCTGCGGACTCTGTGCAAAAATGATTTCATAGAGATATAAAGTCTAGGCATTTGTATTACCTGGTGGAATATATCCAACAGATCCAGCCACTGTAGAAAGACTTCCAGTACTCTTTGAAGGATCAATAACTTTGCAGAGCTCAATATCTCCAATCTGAGGCTCATTCAGAGACTTCAGCAGAATACTTTTGCTGGAAAGGTCAAGGAGCAGAATTGAACCGGAAGGGCATCCGTGCAGAAAGGTTAAACCTTGAGCTACTCCAATGGCTATGCTGTAACGACTTGCCCAATGCAAGGCACTTTCCGAGTTACCATGAAGATGATCAAAAAGGGTACCCTTCGGGGCAAAGtcgtagaagagatgagcactATCCACAGTCAACACATAGGCCAGAGGGATCATGACATTTGAATTACTCAATTTCCCAATCACTTCAAGCTCTTCTCCGAACCTTTCATGGTTGCCCAATTGAAATATCTTGTCACTCCAAGTAAGCTTCTTGACCAGATAGTTTGCACCAGATGGCATGACAGTTTTGTAGTAGGTCGAGAACTTTGTCTTCAAGATGATATTTGAGTTGTTTGCCACCGCCTCCATGGCTTTCATAAAGTCTATGTTTGACCTATGAATGCCATTTGCAGTCAACAGATTTCCGAGGATTACTTGCTGTTCAGAAGCGGCCTCTTCTGATTGCAGGTGCATGTCATTGACCCTGTAATACCGTCTTGATATAGAAATAACAATTAATGTGAGCAGACCAGCAGCCAAGGCAGCAGCAACTGCTGCTCCTATAACCACACCAACTGAAAcagttctctttttctttgatgATGCAGGAGGAGCATTTGATGGTGCTTggtttagacccttatttccaCCTGTCACAACCGTAACATATTGTTTAAACTTCGGAATATCTCCAGAAAGTTGGTTGTTTGAAAGTACAAGTTGCGTTAAGCCTGCCATTTCAGTGAGGAAGTTCGGGATTACACCTGAAAAGTTGTTATTCGAAAGATCCAAAACCTCCAATGCGATCAATCCAGATAGCGACACGGGAATAGGCCCGCCAAAAAAATTGTTGCTGAGATTCAGAGCAATCTGCAATGATGATGGCATTGCTGGAACATCTCCACTGAGTTGGTTATTTCCAAGTTGAAGTTCCAATAGGAGATTCAGAGTGCGAATGGAAATGGGAATTGGACCACTCAGATTATTATGTCGCAAGTCCAAGTTTGTTAGATTTTGCAATTTGGAAATTGAAGCAGGAATTGAGCCACCAATTGAATTTGAACTGAAATTCATTCTCTGCAAACTGTGTAACTGTGTAAACTGATGAGGGATAACTCCAACCAACTTATTCTTCTGAAGGTATAAAACTTGAAGATTGGCAAGATTACCCAATTGTACAGGCAAGACCCCAGTCAGCCTATTCTGGGCTAAATTCAAGAGAGCTAAACTTCGGCATAATCCCAATTCAGGAGGTATTTCGCCTGTTAGACTG
It contains:
- the LOC113749840 gene encoding leucine-rich repeat receptor-like protein kinase TDR isoform X2, whose protein sequence is MSRYENVSFTLSFFFFFQLVFSQLPSKQIATMTNLYEMLQNNSGNSSFRWSNAKKDSNPCSWVGVSCSSSNSSVTELSLPLFSISSSEILPVICQIDSLESLDISNNHLSSIPYVFISSCGGISGLKLLNISRNELGGSLPTFNGFQKLEVLDLSRNSLMGNINLQFDGLDSLKSLNLSYNNFTGPLPINLGKNNLLQELQLSTNGFQGEIPVGLVKYGNLSLIDLSHNELSGLIPERFGELSKLQILVLSGSNLRGEIPKLLVKIQTLFRFAANQNNFVGNIPPGITTYLRNLDLSFNKLSGTIPQDLLSPRNLLSVDLSSNLLEGPIPTEISLSLFRLRLGGNLLNGTVSFRSYGSLTKLTYLELDNNSLTGEIPPELGLCRSLALLNLAQNRLTGVLPVQLGNLANLQVLYLQKNKLVGVIPHQFTQLHSLQRMNFSSNSIGGSIPASISKLQNLTNLDLRHNNLSGPIPISIRTLNLLLELQLGNNQLSGDVPAMPSSLQIALNLSNNFFGGPIPVSLSGLIALEVLDLSNNNFSGGNKGLNQAPSNAPPASSKKKRTVSVGVVIGAAVAAALAAGLLTLIVISISRRYYRVNDMHLQSEEAASEQQVILGNLLTANGIHRSNIDFMKAMEAVANNSNIILKTKFSTYYKTVMPSGANYLVKKLTWSDKIFQLGNHERFGEELEVIGKLSNSNVMIPLAYVLTVDSAHLFYDFAPKGTLFDHLHGNSESALHWASRYSIAIGVAQGLTFLHGCPSGSILLLDLSSKSILLKSLNEPQIGDIELCKVIDPSKSTGSLSTVAGSVGYIPPEYAYTMRVTMPGNVYSFGVLLLELLTGKPAVNQGTELAKWVLSNSAQQNKWDNILDFSVIKTSLAVRSQMLAVLKVALACVSASPEGRPKMKSVLRMLLNAR
- the LOC113749840 gene encoding leucine-rich repeat receptor-like tyrosine-protein kinase PXC3 isoform X1, which encodes MSRYENVSFTLSFFFFFQLVFSQLPSKQIATMTNLYEMLQNNSGNSSFRWSNAKKDSNPCSWVGVSCSSSNSSVTELSLPLFSISSSEILPVICQIDSLESLDISNNHLSSIPYVFISSCGGISGLKLLNISRNELGGSLPTFNGFQKLEVLDLSRNSLMGNINLQFDGLDSLKSLNLSYNNFTGPLPINLGKNNLLQELQLSTNGFQGEIPVGLVKYGNLSLIDLSHNELSGLIPERFGELSKLQILVLSGSNLRGEIPKLLVKIQTLFRFAANQNNFVGNIPPGITTYLRNLDLSFNKLSGTIPQDLLSPRNLLSVDLSSNLLEGPIPTEISLSLFRLRLGGNLLNGTVSFRSYGSLTKLTYLELDNNSLTGEIPPELGLCRSLALLNLAQNRLTGVLPVQLGNLANLQVLYLQKNKLVGVIPHQFTQLHSLQRMNFSSNSIGGSIPASISKLQNLTNLDLRHNNLSGPIPISIRTLNLLLELQLGNNQLSGDVPAMPSSLQIALNLSNNFFGGPIPVSLSGLIALEVLDLSNNNFSGVIPNFLTEMAGLTQLVLSNNQLSGDIPKFKQYVTVVTGGNKGLNQAPSNAPPASSKKKRTVSVGVVIGAAVAAALAAGLLTLIVISISRRYYRVNDMHLQSEEAASEQQVILGNLLTANGIHRSNIDFMKAMEAVANNSNIILKTKFSTYYKTVMPSGANYLVKKLTWSDKIFQLGNHERFGEELEVIGKLSNSNVMIPLAYVLTVDSAHLFYDFAPKGTLFDHLHGNSESALHWASRYSIAIGVAQGLTFLHGCPSGSILLLDLSSKSILLKSLNEPQIGDIELCKVIDPSKSTGSLSTVAGSVGYIPPEYAYTMRVTMPGNVYSFGVLLLELLTGKPAVNQGTELAKWVLSNSAQQNKWDNILDFSVIKTSLAVRSQMLAVLKVALACVSASPEGRPKMKSVLRMLLNAR